One genomic window of Azospirillum sp. TSH58 includes the following:
- a CDS encoding response regulator, with the protein MNDPGGKGAPRLGLLSVLVVEDSAFIRNVLTATLRTIGVGAVHAEPGGAEAIRFLEERRAALPPGTAPVDVIISDLVMPEVDGLMLLRWLRCSPRSPDRFLPVLMLSGAADRHYVEQARDLGATDFIAKPFSAAIIASRLLAAIARPRRFVLAKGYFGPDRRRTQRAVAMDCRMTGPREILVVHSASKAAGIDRFPVVHFDLPNRLGAKMGIAPKDPMPTLPEEVLAAAEAEIQNRAGDYATWIAGEVDELARRVDRLREEAAVVPALMAQINRSAHEMRGQGGIFGYPLITRIAKSLYEATQGGFPAVTGNERLLLKAHVDAIKAVMTGRISGDGGATGQQLLASLDRAKKKYAKPDGEGDPA; encoded by the coding sequence ATGAACGATCCGGGCGGCAAGGGCGCGCCCAGGCTCGGCCTCCTCTCGGTTCTGGTGGTCGAGGACAGCGCCTTCATCCGCAACGTGCTGACCGCCACGCTGCGCACCATCGGGGTCGGCGCGGTGCATGCCGAGCCCGGCGGGGCGGAGGCCATCCGCTTCCTGGAGGAGCGGCGGGCCGCCCTGCCGCCCGGCACGGCGCCGGTGGACGTGATCATCTCCGATCTGGTGATGCCGGAGGTGGACGGGCTGATGCTGCTGCGCTGGCTGCGCTGCAGCCCGAGGTCGCCGGACCGCTTCCTGCCCGTGCTGATGCTGTCCGGCGCCGCCGACCGCCATTACGTGGAGCAGGCGCGCGACCTGGGCGCCACCGATTTCATCGCCAAGCCTTTTTCGGCGGCCATCATCGCCAGCCGCCTGCTGGCCGCCATCGCCCGGCCGCGGCGCTTCGTGCTTGCCAAGGGCTATTTCGGGCCGGACCGGCGGCGGACGCAGCGGGCGGTGGCGATGGATTGCCGGATGACCGGACCCCGCGAGATCCTGGTGGTGCACAGCGCGTCGAAGGCGGCGGGCATCGACCGCTTCCCCGTCGTCCATTTCGACCTGCCCAACCGGCTGGGCGCCAAGATGGGCATCGCGCCGAAGGACCCCATGCCGACCCTGCCCGAGGAGGTGCTGGCGGCGGCGGAGGCGGAGATCCAGAACCGGGCCGGCGACTACGCGACCTGGATCGCCGGGGAGGTGGACGAACTGGCCCGCCGCGTCGACCGGCTGCGCGAGGAGGCCGCCGTGGTCCCGGCGCTGATGGCGCAGATCAACCGTTCCGCCCACGAGATGCGCGGGCAGGGCGGCATCTTCGGCTACCCGCTGATCACCCGGATCGCCAAGTCGCTCTACGAGGCGACGCAGGGCGGCTTTCCCGCCGTCACCGGCAACGAACGCCTGCTGCTGAAGGCCCATGTGGACGCCATCAAGGCGGTGATGACCGGGCGGATCAGCGGCGACGGCGGGGCGACCGGCCAGCAGCTTCTGGCCTCGCTCGACCGCGCCAAGAAAAAGTACGCCAAGCCGGACGGCGAGGGCGACCCGGCCTGA
- a CDS encoding PAS domain S-box protein, with translation MNGFRNERLRKRAEQALNSGGFEGAEVSATTLKEVLHELYVHQAELEIQNEELRTAQQALEASRIQYLQLFQSVPLACFTVNAAGIICEANVAAERQFGLPLRRLKGRPLTLMVESLDHGRLFTALARLRDSGQWTRQEYAFVGAHSAIDGLTDARVVELEAGPDGVDKGDVLLTITDVTERNAWVSELQDARDEAERTRAAYHHILQAVADGICGLDARGAVTFVNAAAQSMTGFGASELVGRSFTALVGGDAEEEGRRALTLSLADGLVRQVTDGRLRRQGADDFVAELTVSPIHQNGAITGAVVAFRDVTARRAAEQALAESERRHRTLVQSLSEGLVMRSGDGTVMVANAMAERLMAGPAGVLLDPLARPFESRKPGDRTGRAARRRFIGADGTRLTGLPPTAKAVDSGKPVVEQIVGIAEGDEAAAPTRWLRVSSHPVPGADGRPEAVVSSVTDISAIKSMERDLNVALDAKERFMAAASHDLRQPAQALTLLSGLLLKEPIPEDARRIATQLRDTVASLGGLLDCLLDISKLEAGLVTPHSAPVEVGSIMERLHGEFRAVAASSGLTLRTVPVRLGACTDGGLLERVLRNLLTNAIRYTRQGRVLFGARRRGGALRFEVWDTGIGIPENQIDRIFQDFYQIGNAARDRREGLGMGLSIARRLVHMLGGTIEVTSSPGKGSCFAVTLPQGAILDQRHCGDSPEDSASASGEADGDASVLLVEDDAVIRMALALMLDGWGYRVTEAGSVAEALELVDGTLVPDLVLTDYRLPDGDTGLMLMDTLRRRFGSDLPGVLLTGDTSSDRLREAVGAQCALLHKPIQPDDLRRTVRASLEHRDAETEPT, from the coding sequence GTGAACGGCTTCCGCAACGAACGGCTTCGCAAGCGCGCGGAACAGGCTCTCAACTCGGGCGGCTTCGAAGGGGCGGAGGTCTCGGCGACCACGCTCAAGGAAGTCCTGCACGAACTGTACGTGCATCAGGCCGAGCTGGAGATCCAGAACGAGGAGCTGCGCACCGCACAGCAGGCGCTGGAAGCCTCGCGCATCCAGTATCTCCAGCTGTTCCAGTCGGTGCCGCTGGCCTGCTTCACCGTCAATGCCGCGGGCATCATCTGCGAGGCCAACGTCGCCGCGGAGCGGCAGTTCGGCCTGCCGTTGCGCCGGCTGAAGGGCCGCCCGCTGACCCTGATGGTGGAGTCGCTGGACCATGGGCGCCTGTTCACGGCGCTGGCCCGGCTGCGCGATTCCGGGCAATGGACGCGCCAGGAATACGCCTTCGTCGGCGCCCACAGCGCCATCGACGGGCTGACCGACGCCCGGGTCGTCGAGCTGGAGGCCGGACCGGACGGTGTCGACAAGGGCGACGTCCTGCTGACCATCACCGACGTGACGGAGCGCAACGCCTGGGTCAGCGAGCTTCAGGACGCCCGCGACGAGGCCGAGCGCACCCGGGCCGCCTACCATCACATCCTTCAGGCGGTGGCCGACGGCATCTGCGGCCTGGATGCGCGCGGCGCCGTCACCTTCGTGAACGCCGCGGCCCAGTCGATGACCGGCTTCGGCGCCAGCGAGCTGGTCGGCCGCTCCTTCACGGCGCTGGTCGGCGGCGACGCGGAGGAAGAAGGAAGGCGCGCCCTGACGCTGTCGCTGGCCGACGGGCTGGTCCGGCAGGTGACCGACGGGCGCCTGCGCCGCCAGGGCGCCGACGATTTCGTGGCGGAGCTGACCGTCTCCCCGATCCACCAGAACGGGGCGATCACCGGGGCGGTGGTGGCCTTCCGCGACGTGACCGCCCGCCGCGCCGCGGAACAGGCGCTGGCGGAGAGCGAGCGGCGGCACCGCACGCTGGTCCAATCCCTGTCCGAAGGGCTGGTCATGCGCTCGGGCGACGGCACGGTGATGGTCGCCAACGCCATGGCGGAACGGCTGATGGCGGGCCCGGCGGGCGTGCTGCTCGATCCCCTTGCCCGCCCCTTCGAGAGCCGCAAGCCGGGAGACCGGACGGGCCGCGCGGCCCGGCGGCGCTTCATCGGCGCCGACGGCACCCGGCTGACCGGGCTGCCGCCCACCGCCAAGGCGGTGGACAGCGGGAAGCCGGTGGTCGAGCAGATCGTCGGCATCGCCGAGGGCGACGAGGCGGCGGCCCCCACCCGCTGGCTGCGCGTCTCCAGCCATCCGGTGCCGGGCGCGGACGGACGGCCCGAGGCGGTGGTGTCCAGCGTCACCGACATCTCCGCCATCAAGTCGATGGAGCGCGACCTGAACGTGGCGCTGGACGCCAAGGAGCGTTTCATGGCGGCGGCCAGCCACGACCTGCGCCAGCCGGCCCAGGCCCTGACCCTGCTGTCCGGGCTGCTGCTGAAGGAGCCGATCCCGGAGGACGCGCGGCGCATCGCCACCCAGCTCCGCGACACGGTGGCCTCGCTCGGCGGGCTGCTCGACTGCCTGCTGGACATTTCCAAGCTGGAGGCCGGTCTCGTCACCCCCCACAGCGCCCCGGTCGAGGTGGGGTCGATCATGGAGCGGCTGCACGGGGAGTTCCGGGCGGTCGCCGCCTCCTCCGGGCTGACGCTGCGCACCGTGCCGGTGCGGCTGGGCGCCTGCACCGACGGCGGGCTGCTGGAGCGGGTGCTGCGCAACCTGCTGACCAACGCCATCCGCTACACGCGGCAGGGCCGGGTGCTGTTCGGCGCGCGGCGGCGCGGCGGCGCCCTGCGGTTCGAGGTATGGGACACCGGCATCGGCATTCCGGAGAACCAGATCGACCGGATCTTCCAGGACTTCTACCAGATCGGCAACGCCGCCCGCGACCGGCGGGAGGGGCTGGGCATGGGGCTCAGCATCGCGCGGCGCCTCGTCCACATGCTGGGCGGCACCATCGAGGTGACCTCGTCGCCGGGCAAGGGGTCCTGCTTCGCCGTCACCCTGCCGCAGGGGGCCATTCTCGACCAGCGGCACTGCGGCGACTCCCCGGAGGACTCCGCTTCGGCAAGCGGCGAGGCGGACGGCGACGCCTCCGTCCTTCTGGTCGAGGACGACGCGGTGATCCGCATGGCGCTGGCCCTGATGCTGGACGGCTGGGGCTACCGCGTGACGGAGGCCGGCTCGGTGGCGGAGGCGCTGGAGCTGGTGGACGGCACGCTGGTGCCCGACCTCGTGCTGACCGACTACCGCCTGCCGGACGGCGACACCGGGCTGATGCTGATGGACACGCTGCGCCGCCGCTTCGGTTCCGACCTGCCGGGGGTGCTGCTGACCGGCGACACCTCGTCCGACCGGCTGCGCGAGGCCGTCGGCGCGCAATGCGCCCTGCTGCACAAGCCCATCCAGCCCGACGACTTGCGCCGCACCGTGCGCGCCAGCCTGGAACACCGCGACGCCGAGACGGAGCCGACCTAG
- a CDS encoding chemotaxis protein CheB, protein MESEDNDHPIADAPTQPDEGEDTVSVYGPYPESRDRVCCIVGIGASAGGLEALQRFFDNVPGESDLAYVVVQHLSPVHKSLMVDLLAKHTAMSVVQAADGMAVERNTVYLLPPAKHLSIEDGRLILTAKDTTGGMSLPIDIFFTALAKDQGPRALGVVLSGTGSDGTRGLLAIKSAGGFAAAQDPESAQFDGMPRSAIATGQVDAVKTPDKLPGCLIEHAGRVLSRNLPAPPRPQDRDNDPLAQIVAAIRSVTGVDFSHYKLATLLRRIERRMHTAGLDSMSDYAALLRRNSAETVSLYKEMLIGVTRFFRDEGAFASLADRVIPTLLAKRSPTDMVRVWVCGCATGEEAYSIAILFAEAQERMGRSFDVKIFATDIDQDSIEIASLGEYPRSIAEDVSHERLSRYFTARGDHYLVSRDIRRMVVFAAHNIMRDPPFTKIDLVSCRNLLIYMDSPLQRKVLSLFQYALRQSGFLFLGTSETLGDLSAEFHVLDSRNKLFQSLRTGSHRLSRLLVPTVAAPVHRHGDETLSQAQEEGAAIDEAISTLMRAYVPPSLLVNEQMNIMHVFGEASSILKVPPGEATLNALKLLPSSVSMVVGTALTRAFRSGEEFALSNIPVKDREGLPAVSLRVKPFVARKTGRRFALIVLDPSAPALALPDSDFDFDTDTAERIRGLEQELVSRGENLQATIEELETANEELQATNEELLASNEELQSTNEELQSVNEELYSVNAEYQAKVEELTEVTNDLDNLLRSTEIGTVFLDSGMVIRRFTPAAARFINIIPRDVGRSISHLSTNIDYPDFLKDIERVFHDHTPVERHVPVRGDRWLQTRILPYLTEKNQVAGVVVTFVDVTAAKAAEHRLQTVLDSLPEHVAVIDSDGAITMVNHAWRTFGEKNGAQALERCGPGTNYLDVCNAEEGTEGEDIARAVNDGLRRILSGDIEQFTIEYPCHSDKEERWFMMHACRLAGLSGGAVVSHIDITNRKLMELRASGRRNGQRRQGALPDKDTKDTVAGGAA, encoded by the coding sequence GTGGAATCAGAAGACAACGATCACCCCATCGCCGACGCCCCCACGCAACCCGACGAGGGTGAGGACACGGTTTCCGTCTATGGCCCCTACCCGGAAAGCCGGGATCGGGTCTGCTGCATCGTCGGCATCGGCGCGTCGGCCGGCGGGTTGGAAGCGCTCCAGCGCTTCTTCGACAATGTGCCGGGAGAGAGCGACCTCGCCTATGTGGTGGTCCAGCACCTGTCGCCGGTCCACAAGAGCCTGATGGTCGATCTGCTGGCCAAGCACACCGCCATGTCGGTGGTGCAGGCCGCCGACGGCATGGCGGTGGAGCGCAACACCGTCTATCTGCTGCCCCCCGCCAAGCATCTGTCCATCGAGGACGGGCGGCTGATCCTGACCGCCAAGGACACGACCGGGGGCATGAGCCTGCCCATCGACATCTTCTTCACCGCTCTCGCCAAGGACCAGGGGCCGCGGGCGCTGGGGGTGGTGCTGTCCGGCACCGGGTCGGACGGCACGCGCGGCCTGCTGGCGATCAAGTCGGCGGGCGGCTTCGCCGCGGCGCAGGACCCCGAATCGGCACAGTTCGACGGCATGCCGCGCAGCGCGATCGCCACCGGGCAGGTGGACGCCGTGAAGACGCCGGACAAACTGCCGGGCTGCCTGATCGAACACGCCGGCCGGGTGCTGTCGCGCAACCTGCCCGCCCCGCCCCGCCCGCAGGACCGCGACAACGATCCGCTGGCGCAGATCGTGGCGGCCATCCGCTCGGTCACCGGGGTGGATTTCTCGCATTACAAGCTGGCGACCCTGCTGCGCCGGATCGAACGGCGGATGCACACCGCCGGCCTCGACTCGATGAGCGACTACGCCGCCCTGCTCCGCCGCAACAGCGCCGAAACGGTCAGCCTCTACAAGGAGATGCTGATCGGCGTCACCCGATTCTTCCGCGACGAGGGCGCCTTCGCCTCCCTTGCCGACCGGGTGATCCCCACCCTGCTGGCCAAGCGCAGCCCCACCGACATGGTGCGCGTCTGGGTCTGCGGCTGCGCCACCGGCGAAGAGGCCTATTCCATCGCCATCCTCTTCGCCGAGGCGCAGGAGCGGATGGGACGGTCCTTCGACGTCAAGATCTTCGCCACCGACATCGACCAGGACAGCATCGAGATCGCCAGCCTGGGCGAATACCCGCGCTCCATCGCGGAGGACGTGTCGCACGAACGGCTGAGCCGCTACTTCACCGCCCGCGGCGACCATTATCTGGTGTCGCGCGACATCCGCCGCATGGTGGTCTTCGCCGCCCACAACATCATGCGCGATCCGCCCTTCACCAAGATCGATCTGGTGAGCTGCCGGAACCTGCTGATCTACATGGACTCGCCGCTTCAGCGGAAGGTGCTCAGCCTGTTCCAGTACGCACTGCGGCAGAGCGGCTTCCTGTTCCTCGGCACCAGCGAGACGCTGGGCGACCTGTCGGCCGAGTTCCACGTCCTGGACAGCCGGAACAAGCTGTTCCAGAGCCTGCGCACCGGGTCCCACCGGCTGTCGCGGCTGCTCGTTCCCACCGTCGCCGCCCCGGTGCACCGCCACGGCGACGAGACCTTGTCGCAGGCGCAGGAGGAAGGGGCCGCCATCGACGAGGCGATCTCGACCCTGATGCGGGCCTATGTGCCGCCCAGCCTGCTGGTCAACGAGCAGATGAACATCATGCATGTGTTCGGCGAGGCGTCGTCCATCCTGAAGGTGCCGCCGGGCGAGGCCACGCTGAACGCGCTGAAGCTGCTGCCCTCCTCGGTCTCCATGGTGGTGGGGACCGCGCTGACGCGGGCCTTCCGCTCCGGCGAGGAGTTCGCCCTGTCCAACATCCCGGTGAAGGACCGCGAGGGGCTGCCCGCCGTCAGCCTGCGCGTGAAGCCCTTCGTCGCGCGCAAGACCGGCCGGCGCTTCGCGCTGATCGTGCTCGACCCCAGCGCCCCGGCGCTGGCCCTGCCGGACAGCGACTTCGACTTCGACACCGACACCGCGGAACGCATCCGCGGGCTGGAGCAGGAGCTGGTGTCGCGCGGCGAGAACCTCCAGGCCACCATCGAGGAGCTGGAGACCGCCAACGAGGAACTGCAGGCGACCAACGAGGAGCTTCTCGCCTCCAACGAGGAATTGCAGAGCACCAACGAGGAGCTGCAATCCGTCAACGAGGAGCTGTATTCCGTCAACGCCGAGTACCAGGCGAAGGTGGAGGAGCTGACGGAGGTCACCAACGACCTGGACAACCTGCTGCGCTCGACCGAGATCGGCACGGTCTTCCTGGACAGCGGCATGGTGATCCGGCGCTTCACCCCGGCGGCGGCGCGCTTCATCAACATCATCCCGCGCGACGTCGGGCGGTCGATCTCGCACCTGTCCACCAACATCGACTACCCGGATTTCCTCAAGGACATCGAGCGGGTCTTCCACGACCACACCCCGGTTGAGCGTCACGTCCCGGTGCGCGGCGACCGCTGGCTTCAGACGCGGATCCTCCCCTATCTGACCGAGAAGAACCAGGTGGCCGGGGTGGTCGTCACCTTCGTGGACGTCACCGCTGCCAAGGCGGCGGAGCACCGGCTCCAGACGGTGCTGGACAGCCTGCCGGAGCATGTGGCGGTGATCGATTCCGACGGCGCCATCACCATGGTCAACCACGCCTGGCGCACGTTCGGCGAGAAGAACGGCGCCCAGGCGCTGGAACGTTGTGGTCCGGGGACCAATTATCTTGATGTCTGCAACGCCGAGGAAGGAACCGAAGGCGAGGACATCGCCCGTGCCGTGAACGACGGGCTGCGCCGGATCCTGTCCGGCGACATCGAGCAGTTCACCATCGAATACCCTTGTCATTCGGACAAGGAGGAGCGCTGGTTCATGATGCACGCCTGCCGTCTGGCCGGATTGTCAGGGGGAGCGGTGGTCAGCCACATCGACATCACCAACCGCAAGCTGATGGAACTGCGCGCGAGCGGACGGCGGAACGGCCAGCGCCGGCAGGGCGCGCTCCCCGACAAGGACACAAAGGACACGGTGGCCGGGGGCGCGGCGTGA
- a CDS encoding peroxidase-related enzyme (This protein belongs to a clade of uncharacterized proteins related to peroxidases such as the alkylhydroperoxidase AhpD.) — protein sequence MPQPDHVMALPVPETPDLDPDMAALFAKCEEKLGFVPNVLRAYSLRPKKLRTFAQLYNELMVGESGLSKLEREMIAVVVSSANHCYYCLVAHGQAVRKLSGDPELGEMLAFNYRAAKLEPRQRAMLDFAWKLTKEPWTMGEPDRQALRDAGFGDEEIFDIADTAGFYNMSNRVASAVDMLPNHDYHTLDR from the coding sequence ATGCCCCAGCCCGATCACGTCATGGCCCTGCCCGTTCCCGAGACGCCCGACCTCGACCCGGACATGGCGGCGCTCTTCGCCAAGTGCGAGGAGAAGCTGGGCTTCGTCCCCAACGTGCTGCGCGCCTACAGCCTGCGCCCGAAGAAGCTGCGCACCTTCGCCCAGCTCTACAACGAGCTGATGGTCGGCGAGAGCGGCCTGTCCAAGCTGGAGCGCGAGATGATCGCCGTGGTCGTGTCCTCGGCCAACCATTGCTATTACTGCCTCGTCGCCCACGGGCAGGCGGTGCGCAAGCTGTCCGGCGATCCGGAACTCGGCGAGATGCTCGCCTTCAACTACCGCGCCGCCAAGCTGGAGCCGCGCCAGCGCGCCATGCTCGATTTCGCGTGGAAGCTGACCAAGGAGCCCTGGACGATGGGCGAGCCGGACCGGCAGGCGCTGCGCGACGCCGGCTTCGGCGACGAGGAGATCTTCGACATCGCCGACACCGCCGGTTTCTACAACATGTCGAACCGCGTCGCCTCCGCGGTGGACATGCTGCCGAACCACGACTACCACACGCTGGACCGCTGA
- the fetB gene encoding iron export ABC transporter permease subunit FetB codes for MLVSLHYTDLAVAGLLLLVNGGLSMALDLGLARPLLVAALRMVVQLSLVGLVLTRLFALESPWLTLGAALVMLLFAGQETMARQERRLSGWWSYGIGTGAMGTAAGIVLLLGLSTAVRPDPWWDARYAIPMLGMVLGNAMSGVGLALHTLTATAARERSAIEAQLALGRSRWTALRPILRHALRTALMPTINSMAAMGVVALPGMMTGQILSGVDPGEAVKYQILIMFLISGATGLGVLAASLATVRRLSDRRHRLRLDRLVRRR; via the coding sequence GCGGGGCTGCTCCTGCTGGTCAACGGCGGCCTGTCCATGGCGCTGGACCTGGGTCTGGCGCGGCCGTTGCTGGTGGCGGCGCTGCGGATGGTGGTCCAGCTGTCGCTGGTCGGGCTGGTGCTGACCCGGCTGTTCGCGCTGGAGTCGCCCTGGCTGACCCTGGGGGCGGCGCTGGTCATGCTGCTGTTCGCCGGCCAGGAGACGATGGCCCGGCAGGAGCGGCGGCTGTCCGGCTGGTGGTCCTACGGCATCGGCACCGGCGCGATGGGGACGGCGGCGGGGATCGTCCTGCTGCTGGGCCTGTCCACCGCGGTGCGGCCCGATCCGTGGTGGGACGCGCGCTACGCCATTCCGATGCTCGGCATGGTTCTGGGCAACGCGATGAGCGGGGTGGGGCTGGCCCTCCACACGCTGACCGCGACGGCGGCGCGGGAACGGTCCGCGATCGAGGCGCAGCTCGCGCTCGGCCGCTCCCGCTGGACGGCGCTGCGGCCCATTCTGCGCCACGCGCTGCGCACCGCGCTGATGCCGACGATCAACAGCATGGCGGCCATGGGGGTGGTGGCCCTGCCCGGGATGATGACCGGCCAGATCCTCTCCGGCGTCGATCCGGGAGAGGCGGTGAAGTACCAGATCCTGATCATGTTCCTGATCTCCGGCGCCACCGGGCTCGGCGTGCTGGCGGCGTCGCTGGCGACGGTGCGGCGGCTCAGCGACCGGCGGCACCGGCTGCGGCTCGACCGGCTGGTGCGGCGTCGCTGA
- the aroC gene encoding chorismate synthase yields MAGNSFGTLFRFTTWGESHGPAIGVVVDGCPSLLSLTEADIQPWLDKRRPGQSRYTTQRQEPDQVKILSGVFEGQTTGTPVSLMIENTDQRSKDYSEIAAKFRPGHADYTYWKKYGIRDYRGGGRSSARETACRVAAGAVARKVLGDGVTVRGALVQIGPHKVDRSRWDWAEVDNNPFFCPDPQAAAEWADYLDGIRKSGSSIGAVVEVVASGLPAGLGDPLYDKLDGDLARAMMTINAVKGVEIGNGFEAATLTGEQNADEMRSGSDGEPEFLSNQAGGILGGISTGQDIVVRFAVKPTSSILTPRQTVDLQGKDTDILTKGRHDPCVGIRAVPVGEAMMACVLADHLLRHRAYARG; encoded by the coding sequence ATGGCCGGCAACAGCTTCGGAACGCTTTTCCGCTTCACCACCTGGGGCGAGAGCCACGGGCCGGCGATCGGCGTGGTGGTGGACGGCTGCCCGTCGCTGCTCTCCCTGACCGAGGCGGACATCCAGCCCTGGCTCGACAAGCGCCGCCCCGGCCAGTCGCGCTACACCACCCAGCGGCAGGAGCCCGATCAGGTCAAGATCCTGTCGGGGGTGTTCGAGGGCCAGACCACCGGCACGCCGGTCTCGCTGATGATCGAGAACACCGACCAGCGCTCCAAGGACTACAGCGAGATCGCCGCCAAGTTCCGGCCCGGCCACGCCGACTACACCTACTGGAAGAAGTACGGCATCCGCGACTACCGCGGCGGCGGGCGCTCCTCGGCGCGAGAGACGGCCTGCCGCGTGGCGGCGGGTGCGGTGGCGCGCAAGGTGCTGGGCGACGGCGTGACCGTCCGCGGCGCGCTGGTGCAGATCGGCCCGCACAAGGTGGACCGCAGCCGCTGGGATTGGGCGGAGGTCGACAACAACCCCTTCTTCTGCCCCGACCCGCAGGCCGCCGCCGAATGGGCCGACTATCTGGACGGCATCCGCAAGAGCGGCTCGTCCATCGGTGCCGTGGTGGAGGTCGTGGCCTCCGGCCTGCCCGCCGGGCTCGGCGACCCGCTCTACGACAAGCTGGACGGCGATCTCGCCCGCGCCATGATGACGATCAACGCCGTCAAGGGCGTGGAGATCGGCAACGGCTTCGAGGCCGCGACCCTGACCGGCGAGCAGAACGCCGACGAGATGCGCTCCGGTTCCGACGGCGAACCTGAATTCCTCTCGAACCAGGCCGGCGGCATCCTCGGCGGCATTTCCACCGGGCAGGACATCGTGGTGCGCTTCGCGGTGAAGCCGACCAGCTCCATCCTCACCCCGCGCCAGACGGTCGATCTGCAAGGCAAGGACACGGACATCCTGACCAAGGGCCGTCACGACCCCTGCGTCGGCATCCGCGCCGTCCCGGTGGGCGAGGCGATGATGGCCTGCGTTCTGGCCGACCATCTGCTGCGCCACCGCGCCTACGCGCGGGGCTGA
- the sppA gene encoding signal peptide peptidase SppA — MLRFFVRLFALIGFLVVAAVVTGVVLTVRHEPSLPDTVVLELDLRDPLAEGSVDRLGSFLGHETTFQEVLDALERGRGDPRVKGVLARFGGDGASFAQVQELRAAVERFRASGRFAIAFAESYGDTGAGNRSYLLASAFDEVWMQPLGLLGLTGLSAQIPFARGALDKLDIQPQVFQREEYKSLADSVMRTDFTPAHREMMESLLGDLTNQIVDGVAVSRRLPPAAVKAAMDRAPLIDREALDAKLVDRLGYADEAREEALRRAGAAPGTDTMEAADYLGIAGPPNRSGPTIALIHATGTITGGDSGKPGLGEVTAGSETIVSAIEDAVDDPDVKAILFRIDSGGGSVTASETIRRALVKARQSGKPVIATMGGTAASGGYWIALAADRIVASPATVTGSIGVVAGKMSVGGLSERLGVHWGVLDTAPNAGLWSPFRPFGPAGEERLNAIIDSSYSTFLSRVAEARHLTPEQARDAAKGRVWTGAQAKNLGLIDELGGVATALTLAKQAAKLAPDDPVTVTAYPRPKPLLREILDLASGKGDLVEAVAVLAGLRPALAELAPLVKAARGGAVEARMPPLGLEP; from the coding sequence ATGCTGAGGTTCTTTGTCCGCCTGTTCGCCCTAATCGGCTTCCTCGTGGTGGCCGCCGTGGTCACCGGGGTCGTCCTGACGGTCCGGCATGAGCCCTCCCTGCCCGACACCGTGGTGCTGGAGCTGGACCTCCGCGACCCGCTGGCGGAAGGCAGCGTGGACCGGCTGGGCAGCTTCCTCGGCCATGAGACGACCTTCCAGGAGGTGCTCGACGCGCTGGAGCGGGGGCGCGGCGACCCGCGGGTGAAGGGCGTGCTGGCCCGCTTCGGCGGCGACGGCGCCAGCTTCGCCCAGGTGCAGGAACTGCGGGCGGCGGTGGAGCGGTTCCGCGCGTCGGGCCGCTTCGCCATCGCCTTCGCCGAATCCTACGGCGACACCGGGGCGGGCAACCGCTCCTACCTGCTGGCCAGCGCCTTCGACGAGGTGTGGATGCAGCCGCTCGGCCTGCTCGGCCTGACCGGCCTGTCGGCCCAGATCCCCTTCGCCCGCGGCGCCCTGGACAAGCTGGACATCCAGCCCCAGGTGTTCCAGCGCGAGGAGTACAAGAGCCTCGCCGACAGCGTCATGCGGACGGACTTCACGCCCGCCCACCGCGAGATGATGGAATCGCTGCTCGGCGACCTGACCAACCAGATCGTCGACGGGGTGGCGGTGAGCCGCCGCCTTCCCCCCGCCGCCGTCAAGGCGGCGATGGACCGCGCGCCGCTGATCGACCGCGAGGCCCTGGACGCCAAGCTGGTCGACCGGCTGGGCTACGCCGACGAGGCGCGGGAGGAGGCGTTGCGCCGCGCCGGGGCCGCGCCCGGCACCGACACCATGGAGGCGGCGGACTATCTGGGCATCGCCGGCCCGCCCAACCGCAGCGGCCCGACCATCGCACTGATCCACGCCACCGGCACGATCACCGGCGGAGACAGCGGCAAGCCCGGCCTGGGCGAGGTCACCGCCGGGTCGGAGACGATCGTGTCGGCCATCGAGGACGCGGTGGACGATCCCGACGTCAAGGCCATCCTGTTCCGCATCGACAGCGGCGGCGGCAGCGTGACCGCGTCCGAGACGATCCGCCGCGCGCTGGTCAAGGCCCGCCAGTCGGGCAAGCCGGTGATCGCCACCATGGGCGGCACGGCGGCGTCCGGCGGCTATTGGATCGCCCTGGCCGCCGACCGCATCGTCGCCTCCCCGGCCACCGTCACCGGCTCCATCGGCGTGGTCGCCGGCAAAATGTCGGTCGGCGGCCTGTCGGAGCGGCTGGGCGTGCATTGGGGCGTCCTCGACACCGCGCCCAACGCCGGCCTGTGGTCGCCCTTCCGCCCCTTCGGCCCCGCCGGGGAGGAGCGGCTGAACGCGATCATCGACAGCAGCTATTCCACCTTCCTGTCCCGCGTGGCGGAGGCCCGGCACCTCACCCCCGAACAGGCGCGGGACGCCGCCAAGGGCCGCGTGTGGACGGGCGCCCAGGCCAAGAACCTCGGGCTGATCGACGAACTGGGCGGTGTCGCCACCGCGCTGACGCTCGCCAAGCAGGCGGCGAAGCTGGCGCCGGACGATCCGGTCACCGTGACCGCCTACCCGCGCCCGAAGCCGCTGCTCCGCGAAATCCTCGACCTCGCCTCGGGCAAGGGCGATCTGGTGGAAGCCGTGGCGGTGCTGGCCGGATTGCGGCCGGCGCTGGCCGAACTCGCCCCGCTGGTCAAGGCGGCCCGCGGCGGTGCGGTGGAGGCGCGCATGCCGCCGCTGGGACTGGAACCGTAG